In Neoarius graeffei isolate fNeoGra1 chromosome 17, fNeoGra1.pri, whole genome shotgun sequence, a single window of DNA contains:
- the yipf1 gene encoding LOW QUALITY PROTEIN: protein YIPF1 (The sequence of the model RefSeq protein was modified relative to this genomic sequence to represent the inferred CDS: deleted 1 base in 1 codon), translated as MSSAEFQLHFQEFDGGVGEADRSDGATAVSMDDELFSKSPSQWRAAASEDELPDGDDQTELLGSERKSAAFWTLEFYQAFFNVDTYQVMDRIISSVLPWRGKNFVRRHIKNNPDLYGPFWICATLVFAIGVSGNMSSFLVHRGQPRYNYVPEFRKVTMAAMAIYSYAWLVPLALWGFLTWRNRKLSRTLSYSFLEIVCVYGYSLSVYIPAVVLWVFPSEVLRWSSIVVALCLSGSVLVLTFWPVMKADKPRVVLAVLSAVMTLHILLAVGCKVCFFSTYETETDEKPAAEMNIIQTSTTIKTH; from the exons ATGAGCAGCGCAGAGTTTCAGCTGCACTTTCAGG AGTTTGACGGTGGTGTGGGTGAAGCAGACAGGAGCGATGGAGCCACTGCGGTCAGTATGGATGACGAGCTCTTCAGTAAATCTCCCTCACAGTGGCGAGCGGCAGCGTCTGAGGACGAGCTGCCGGATGGTGATGACCAAACCGAG CTTCTTGGCAGTGAAAGGAAAAGTGCTGCTTTCTGGACGCTGGAGTTTTATCAGGCATTTTTCAACGTGGACACTTATCAG GTGATGGACAGAATAATCAGCTCTGTGCTGCCGTGGCGCGGAAAAAACTTTGTTCGTCGTCACATCAAGAACAACCCTGACCTCTACG GACCGTTTTGGATCTGCGCTACGCTGGTCTTTGCCATCGGTGTGAGCGGGAACATGTCCAGTTTCCTTGTCCATCGTGGACAGCCACGCTACAAC TACGTCCCTGAGTTCAGGAAAG taACGATGGCGGCGATGGCGATCTACAGCTACGCCTGGCTCGTTCCTCTCGCGCTGTGGGGATTTCTCACATGGAGGAACAGGAAGCTCTCCAGAACGCTGTCCTACTCCTTCCTGGAGATCGTGTGTGTTTACGGCTACTCGCTCTCCGTCTACATCCCTGCCGTG gtgctgTGGGTGTTCCCCAGTGAGGTTCTCCGCTGGAGCTCCATCGTGGTGGCTCTGTGTCTGTCTGGCTCGGTTCTGGTGCTGACGTTCTGGCCGGTGATGAAGGCTGACAAGCCGCGGGTCGTCCTCGCCGTTCTCTCTGCTGTCATGACGCTGCACATTTTACTTGCCGTTGGCTGTAAG gtGTGTTTTTTCAGCACTTATGAAACTGAAACTGATGAAAAACCTGCTGCAGAAATGAACATCATCCAAACATCAACAACCATAAAGACACACTGA